In Arachis stenosperma cultivar V10309 chromosome 1, arast.V10309.gnm1.PFL2, whole genome shotgun sequence, one DNA window encodes the following:
- the LOC130967115 gene encoding stress-response A/B barrel domain-containing protein UP3-like: MLGVRTHLSVPAFSSSKHLLRQHLKPHSYSSASASRPSIKMTSSSTPTQSVVEHIVLFKVKDDTEPSKVSAMVNGLSSLLSLDQVLHLTVGPVLRSRSSTLTFTHMLHSRYATKQDLDAYSAHPSHVSVVKGNVLPIIDDIMAVDWVSPALPADHLLTPPGSAIRVSFLKLKENAGDHSKDEILGVIGGMTERFKQISQLSVGENFSPARAKGYSIASLGVFPGVEELEAVVSNEDVVNAEKDKVRDHIESVVVVDYVVPPTQSASL, translated from the coding sequence ATGCTGGGTGTCAGAACTCATCTGTCAGTGCCGGCTTTCTCATCTTCCAAACACCTTCTCCGTCAGCATCTAAAACCCCACTCCTACTCATCTGCATCAGCATCTAGACCCTCAATCAAGATGACGTCATCATCAACACCAACCCAGTCAGTGGTGGAGCACATCGTGCTCTTCAAGGTCAAAGATGACACTGAGCCTTCCAAGGTCTCTGCGATGGTCAACGGTCTCAGCTCCCTCCTCTCCCTCGACCAGGTACTCCATCTCACGGTGGGCCCCGTCCTCCGCAGCCGCTCCTCCACCCTAACCTTCACTCACATGCTCCACAGCCGCTACGCCACAAAGCAGGACCTCGACGCCTACTCCGCCCACCCTAGCCACGTCAGTGTCGTCAAGGGAAATGTCCTTCCCATCATCGATGACATCATGGCCGTCGATTGGGTCTCCCCTGCCCTCCCCGCCGACCACCTACTCACGCCGCCGGGATCGGCCATCCGCGTGAGCTTCCTGAAGCTTAAGGAGAACGCCGGTGATCACTCCAAGGACGAGATCTTGGGGGTTATCGGAGGGATGACGGAGAGATTCAAGCAGATCAGCCAGCTGAGTGTCGGTGAGAATTTCTCGCCGGCGAGGGCGAAGGGTTACTCGATTGCGTCCCTGGGGGTTTTTCCGGGGGTGGAGGAACTGGAGGCGGTGGTTTCAAATGAGGATGTGGTGAATGCTGAGAAGGATAAGGTTAGGGATCACATAGAGAGTGTGGTGGTGGTTGATTATGTTGTTCCACCTACTCAATCTGCTAGCCTTTGA
- the LOC130967107 gene encoding transcription factor MYB123-like: MGRSPCCSKDEDLKRGAWTADEDKILIDYIRVHGHGRWRNLPQKAGLKRCGKSCRLRWLNYLRPDIKRGNISSDEEELIIRLHNLLGNRWSLIAGRLPGRTDNEIKNYWNTNLSKRMKDNKDHNKETTTSSSNPKHPQTEPTPPFKIDFPVIRTKATKCSKPLLINNNARQSTPVPLLLDASAAAAAADSEANNNKNIVSSIASNHKEVLSKNYNSNDEFLPFFNEDDDKEILSNTDLLIDDYCNLTDADGGLNDLINSDVSDLCYELLLSPYSDQPTTIFSDDILNQWTHGYFDDADDHINHDDDSIIDRHCHQSNAKEIE; the protein is encoded by the exons ATGGGGAGAAGCCCTTGTTGCTCAAAAGATGAGGACTTGAAAAGAGGTGCTTGGACTGCTGATGAAGACAAAATCCTCATAGACTACATTAGGGTCCATGGCCATGGAAGATGGAGAAACCTCCCCCAAAAAGCAG GTTTAAAAAGATGTGGCAAAAGTTGTAGACTGCGATGGTTGAACTATCTAAGACCAGACATCAAAAGAGGCAATATATCCTCTGATGAAGAAGAACTCATCATCAGACTTCACAACCTCCTGGGAAATAG GTGGTCTCTAATAGCTGGGAGGCTTCCGGGGAGAACAGACAATGAGATCAAGAACTATTGGAACACCAACTTGAGTAAGAGGATGAAAGATAACAAGGATCACAACAAAGAAACAAccacctcttcttcgaatccaAAACACCCTCAAACAGAACCAACCCCACCTTTTAAGATTGACTTCCCTGTAATCCGAACAAAGGCTACAAAGTGCTCAAAGCCATTACTCATAAATAACAATGCACGACAATCAACACCGGTACCTTTGCTTCTGGATGcttctgctgctgctgctgctgctgatTCTGAAGCCAACAACAATAAGAATATCGTTTCATCAATAGCAAGTAACCACAAAGAAGTACTCTCAAAGAACTACAATAGTAATGATGAGTTTTTGCCCTTCTTCAATGAAGATGATGACAAAGAAATACTCTCAAATACAGATTTGCTAATAGACGATTATTGTAATCTTACCGATGCTGATGGCGGCTTAAATGATCTTATCAATTCTGATGTCTCTGATCTCTGCTACGAGCTATTATTATCGCCTTATTCGGACCAACCCACCACCATCTTCTCCGATGACATCCTCAATCAATGGACACATGGCTATTTCGATGATGCTGATGATCACATTAATCATGATGATGACTCAATCATTGACCGTCATTGTCACCAGTCAAATGCCAAGGAGATAGAATAA